Proteins encoded together in one Chitinivibrionales bacterium window:
- the rpsB gene encoding 30S ribosomal protein S2: MSSLTLQDLLEAGTHFGHQTKRWNPKMQRFILCPRNGIYIIDLNKTMASLDRYLNCVRDEVKKGGRVLFVGTKKQIKDCIREEATRCNMPYVTERWLGGMLTNFQTIRQSIAKLEKIEAMEKDGTMEALPKKEVQSLAKKKEKLLVILSGVRTLAKLPRVVFVVDTIKEQIAIAEARRLKIPIGAIVDTNCDPDEIDFPIPGNDDAIKSVQLITRTVADAVLEAGGPVPAAEETEKPVKPELAAAEATEEIEELLEASEVPETIKGDETEGAAGAKKHRVVRKRITKFIEEE; this comes from the coding sequence ATGTCTTCTCTCACTCTGCAAGACCTGCTTGAAGCAGGGACCCATTTCGGCCATCAGACAAAACGCTGGAACCCCAAGATGCAGCGTTTCATCCTCTGCCCCCGGAACGGCATTTACATCATCGACCTCAACAAGACCATGGCCAGCCTCGACCGGTACCTCAACTGCGTCCGCGACGAGGTGAAAAAGGGCGGCCGCGTACTGTTCGTGGGCACTAAAAAACAGATCAAGGACTGCATTCGCGAGGAAGCCACGCGCTGCAACATGCCCTATGTCACGGAGCGCTGGCTGGGCGGCATGCTCACCAATTTCCAGACGATCCGGCAGAGCATTGCCAAACTGGAAAAAATTGAGGCGATGGAGAAAGACGGCACCATGGAGGCGCTTCCCAAAAAGGAAGTGCAGTCGCTTGCGAAAAAGAAGGAAAAGCTGCTGGTGATTTTAAGCGGGGTGCGCACTCTCGCCAAGCTGCCCCGCGTGGTTTTCGTGGTTGACACCATCAAGGAACAGATCGCGATCGCCGAGGCACGGCGCTTAAAGATCCCCATCGGCGCCATTGTTGACACGAACTGCGATCCCGACGAAATCGACTTTCCCATCCCGGGCAACGACGACGCCATCAAATCCGTCCAGCTCATCACCAGGACGGTCGCCGACGCAGTGCTCGAGGCGGGCGGGCCCGTGCCTGCCGCCGAAGAAACCGAAAAGCCGGTGAAGCCGGAGCTCGCCGCCGCTGAGGCAACCGAAGAAATCGAGGAACTCCTCGAAGCGTCCGAGGTTCCGGAAACGATCAAGGGCGACGAGACCGAAGGCGCGGCAGGGGCCAAAAAACACCGTGTCGTGCGCAAGAGAATCACCAAATTCATAGAAGAAGAATAA